From the genome of Spirosomataceae bacterium TFI 002, one region includes:
- a CDS encoding Multidrug efflux pump subunit AcrB has translation MRKIIEYFIKYPVAVNVVIAAFVIFGYFGFTSLKSSYFPLVESKIITISAAYPGASPQEIEEGVILKIEDNLKGLVGVDRVTSVSRESSGMVTVEILKGENIDVIVAEVKNAVDRVPSFPTGMEPLVVAKTENIRETINFSISGNNIPLKTLKTIARGIENDLRAMDGISQIVIDGYPLEEIEIAVREKDLLAYNLSFQEVSQTVSRENILVTGGNIKTSQEEYLIRANGRNYVASELDKLIVRSNPNGTVIRLRDIADVRDRFSETPNASYFNGNLAVDVAISNTNDEDLISTADKVKAYVADFNEKNDNVQLSITRDASITLNQRTELLAENAAIGMLLVLIFLSLFLNTRLAFWVAAGLPISFLGMFIFAPLFNVTVNVLSLFGMIIVIGILVDDGIVIAENIYDQFEKGKSKVQAAVDGTMEVLPSIVSAIITTLLAFGTFLFLDSRIGEFFGEVSVIVILTLTVSLIEALIILPAHLAHSKALEKRDNTVKKTGIALVFATLRDINKIGDKIITFLRDRIYMPVFKFSLKYKLLVVSVFLGLFMLTIGAINGGIIRRAFFPNVASDRLSINLKMAEGTNVAITDSILTYVEKKAWEINEIFTEKQGTEDQIVENIIKTIGPGSANGGLVVNLLPGESRLFGSPEIANALRDSVGPVYGVEQLTFGSGGNFGGSPVSVSLLGNNIVELKAAKEALKAAIYENPILKDITDNDPKGIKEISIKLKPSAFPLGLNTQNVMSQVRSAFFGVQAQRFQRGQDEIKVWVRYDLSDRSSIHNLDKMKIQTPTGERVPFAEIATYTIERGEIAINHLEGRREIQVSADLKDPKASVIDILDNIENKIMPEIQAKYPSVSAQYEGQNRESNKLIASAQIVIPIVLFLMYMTIAFTFRSYSQPALLLFMIPLSLIGIAWGHWLHDFPINILSALGIIALIGIMVNDGLVLIGKFNSYLKEGMEFDEALLLAGSSRFRAIFLTSLTTVAGLAPLIFETSRQAQFLIPMAISIAYGIGVATVLTLLFLPILLSTSNFLKVNFKWLLTGKEISKEEVERAVIETKAEVHA, from the coding sequence ATGAGGAAAATAATTGAGTATTTCATAAAGTACCCAGTTGCAGTAAATGTAGTTATTGCAGCTTTTGTGATCTTTGGATATTTTGGATTTACCAGCTTAAAGTCATCTTACTTCCCGCTCGTAGAATCTAAAATCATCACTATTTCTGCAGCCTACCCTGGAGCTTCTCCTCAAGAAATAGAGGAAGGTGTTATTCTAAAAATAGAAGACAACCTCAAGGGGCTTGTTGGTGTGGATAGAGTAACTTCTGTATCTAGGGAAAGTAGCGGAATGGTTACTGTAGAGATTTTGAAAGGCGAAAACATTGATGTTATTGTTGCTGAGGTTAAAAATGCCGTAGATAGAGTTCCTTCCTTCCCTACTGGAATGGAACCTCTGGTTGTTGCAAAAACCGAAAACATAAGAGAAACTATCAACTTCTCTATTAGTGGTAACAATATCCCTCTAAAAACCCTCAAAACCATTGCTAGAGGAATTGAAAACGACCTTCGTGCAATGGATGGCATATCGCAGATCGTAATTGATGGCTACCCATTAGAGGAAATTGAAATTGCGGTAAGAGAGAAAGACCTACTTGCTTACAATTTATCTTTTCAAGAAGTATCTCAGACGGTTTCAAGGGAAAACATACTTGTTACAGGAGGAAACATTAAAACCTCGCAAGAAGAATATCTTATTCGTGCAAATGGAAGAAACTATGTTGCAAGCGAACTCGATAAACTGATCGTAAGAAGTAATCCTAATGGTACGGTTATTAGACTAAGGGACATTGCAGATGTGAGAGATAGGTTCTCCGAAACACCAAATGCAAGTTATTTCAATGGTAACTTGGCTGTAGATGTTGCAATCTCCAACACCAACGATGAAGATCTTATTAGCACTGCAGATAAGGTAAAAGCATATGTAGCTGATTTCAATGAGAAAAATGACAATGTCCAGCTATCCATCACGCGTGATGCTTCTATTACATTGAATCAAAGAACCGAATTGCTAGCAGAAAATGCTGCAATCGGGATGCTTTTGGTGCTTATATTCTTGTCATTGTTCCTTAATACCCGTTTGGCATTTTGGGTTGCTGCTGGACTACCAATTTCTTTTTTAGGTATGTTCATTTTCGCACCTCTCTTTAATGTAACAGTCAATGTACTTTCATTATTTGGAATGATCATCGTAATTGGTATCCTCGTGGATGATGGTATCGTAATTGCTGAAAACATTTATGATCAGTTTGAAAAAGGGAAGTCAAAAGTCCAAGCAGCTGTGGATGGAACCATGGAGGTTTTACCTTCAATCGTTTCGGCCATTATTACCACGTTGTTAGCTTTTGGAACATTCCTCTTTTTGGACAGTAGAATCGGTGAGTTTTTTGGAGAGGTTTCGGTTATTGTAATTCTTACATTGACTGTTTCACTTATAGAGGCATTGATCATTCTACCCGCCCACTTGGCTCACTCCAAAGCATTAGAGAAGCGTGACAATACGGTAAAGAAGACTGGTATTGCACTTGTTTTCGCAACACTGAGAGATATCAATAAAATTGGAGATAAGATCATAACTTTTCTTAGGGATCGAATCTACATGCCTGTTTTTAAGTTCTCCCTGAAGTACAAATTACTTGTAGTAAGTGTATTTCTAGGTTTGTTCATGCTTACAATTGGAGCAATTAACGGTGGTATAATCCGAAGAGCATTTTTCCCAAATGTTGCCAGTGACAGATTAAGTATTAATCTTAAAATGGCTGAAGGTACCAATGTTGCAATTACCGACTCCATACTTACTTATGTTGAAAAGAAAGCATGGGAAATCAATGAGATCTTCACCGAAAAGCAAGGAACTGAGGATCAAATAGTAGAAAACATAATAAAAACAATTGGGCCAGGATCTGCAAACGGAGGTTTAGTTGTCAATCTACTTCCAGGTGAGTCTCGCTTATTTGGTTCGCCAGAAATTGCGAATGCACTTAGAGATAGTGTGGGGCCTGTATATGGCGTGGAGCAACTTACTTTTGGCTCTGGTGGTAACTTTGGAGGAAGCCCAGTTTCAGTTTCACTTTTGGGAAATAACATTGTTGAACTAAAAGCGGCAAAGGAAGCTTTAAAGGCAGCAATTTATGAAAACCCTATCCTTAAGGACATCACTGACAATGACCCAAAAGGTATCAAGGAAATTAGCATTAAGCTTAAACCAAGTGCTTTCCCACTAGGTCTCAATACTCAAAACGTAATGAGCCAAGTAAGGAGTGCATTTTTTGGTGTGCAAGCTCAACGTTTCCAGCGAGGGCAAGACGAAATAAAGGTTTGGGTGAGATATGACTTGAGCGATAGATCAAGTATTCACAACCTTGACAAAATGAAAATTCAAACACCAACCGGTGAACGAGTTCCATTTGCCGAAATAGCAACTTACACTATTGAAAGAGGTGAAATTGCTATCAATCACCTTGAGGGAAGAAGAGAAATTCAGGTTTCAGCAGATCTCAAAGACCCTAAGGCGAGTGTAATTGACATTCTTGATAATATTGAGAACAAGATTATGCCAGAGATTCAGGCAAAGTATCCAAGTGTATCAGCACAATATGAAGGTCAAAATAGAGAATCGAACAAATTAATTGCTTCTGCTCAGATAGTAATTCCTATCGTTTTGTTTCTCATGTACATGACTATTGCCTTTACTTTTAGGTCATATAGTCAGCCAGCACTTTTGCTTTTCATGATCCCGCTAAGCCTAATTGGTATAGCGTGGGGACACTGGCTACACGATTTCCCAATCAATATTTTATCAGCACTGGGTATCATTGCTCTAATCGGTATCATGGTTAATGATGGGTTGGTACTCATTGGTAAGTTCAATTCCTACTTGAAAGAGGGAATGGAATTTGACGAAGCCTTACTCTTAGCTGGTTCATCGAGATTTAGAGCGATTTTTCTTACTTCTCTTACCACAGTGGCAGGTCTTGCTCCACTTATTTTCGAAACAAGTAGACAAGCACAATTCTTAATTCCAATGGCTATTTCTATTGCCTACGGTATTGGAGTTGCAACGGTATTAACGCTGTTGTTCCTTCCCATTTTATTATCAACCAGTAATTTCTTAAAAGTAAATTTCAAATGGCTTCTCACAGGTAAAGAAATAAGTAAAGAAGAGGTGGAGAGAGCCGTAATTGAAACAAAAGCTGAAGTTCATGCGTAA
- a CDS encoding RND family efflux transporter, MFP subunit — translation MRLAISIVLGIALLVGAYFLSQKIGNSKTEPKGKPNKTTNLAYVKPVINEDISITVETNGTIKAQERIELFSEVQGVFQPSSKAFKPGQRFAKGDLLLSMDSQEFYSSLVAQRSILYDNIVKIMPDLKFDYPASFSQWQKYLDNFDIQQNIKDLPKPLNEKEKYYINGNQIVSNFYSIKNLEERMRKYKIYAPFSGILTEALVEQGTLIRSGQKLGTLINTNVFELEANINAEYLKYLTVGKRVSVKDLNGEKSWPGFIKRINGVINPATQTVQAFIQISGSGLTEGQFLEATISANSEPNVIEISRSLLFNEDHVFVVKNDSVLTSEQIQPVHFTDKLVMIRGLANGTEILTKAIPGAYDGMIVKKQNEIAQ, via the coding sequence ATGAGATTAGCAATAAGTATTGTCTTAGGAATCGCACTTTTGGTTGGTGCCTATTTCCTTTCCCAAAAAATAGGGAATAGTAAAACGGAGCCAAAAGGCAAACCCAACAAAACAACCAATTTAGCCTACGTAAAACCGGTTATCAATGAGGACATTTCCATTACAGTTGAAACCAATGGAACCATAAAAGCTCAAGAAAGAATCGAGCTTTTCTCCGAAGTTCAAGGAGTGTTTCAACCCTCTTCGAAGGCCTTTAAACCTGGTCAAAGATTTGCCAAAGGTGACCTTCTATTAAGTATGGACTCTCAAGAGTTTTATTCTAGCTTAGTTGCCCAACGAAGTATCCTTTACGACAATATTGTCAAAATCATGCCTGATCTCAAGTTTGACTATCCGGCATCTTTCAGTCAGTGGCAAAAATATCTTGACAATTTTGATATTCAGCAAAACATCAAAGACTTGCCAAAGCCATTGAATGAAAAAGAGAAATACTATATCAATGGTAATCAAATCGTTTCAAACTTTTACTCTATAAAAAACCTAGAGGAAAGAATGAGAAAATACAAGATATATGCTCCTTTCTCTGGGATATTGACCGAAGCTTTAGTAGAGCAAGGTACATTGATAAGATCAGGTCAAAAGCTTGGGACTCTTATCAACACCAACGTATTTGAACTAGAAGCGAATATCAACGCCGAATACTTGAAATACCTCACAGTAGGGAAACGAGTAAGCGTAAAAGACCTTAATGGGGAGAAATCATGGCCAGGGTTTATCAAAAGAATCAACGGCGTAATTAACCCAGCTACTCAAACGGTACAGGCATTTATTCAAATTAGTGGTTCGGGACTTACAGAAGGACAATTTCTTGAAGCAACTATAAGTGCTAATTCTGAGCCTAATGTTATTGAAATCTCAAGAAGCTTACTATTTAACGAAGATCATGTTTTTGTAGTAAAAAATGATAGCGTCCTTACTTCTGAGCAAATTCAACCAGTGCACTTTACGGACAAACTCGTCATGATAAGAGGTTTGGCAAATGGTACAGAAATTCTTACTAAAGCAATTCCAGGAGCATATGATGGAATGATCGTTAAAAAACAAAATGAAATTGCCCAATGA
- a CDS encoding MFS transporter, UMF1 family (manually curated) has protein sequence MGFKKNQQKIINAWCMYDWANSVHNLVITSVIFPIYYHANAVNEQGGDMVNFLGFEVNNDVLYSYTLSAATLILVILNPLLTGIADYSGRRKMFMKFFCYLGALSCVYFFFFTTGNITGAIFAFGLSMIGWGGSVVFYNSFLPDIVTEDRLDKTSARGFAFGYVGSVILLLFNLSLIMKPELYGLSQADSDSGFTSRIAFILVGVWWAVFAQIPFYYLPKDESKPFELAWVSKGFEEVQKVFKEVQKRNLLKRFLAAFFVYDMGVMTVIYIAAIFADKELKIPTTGLIVTILLIQFVAIPGSYLASWLSKKFGNTIALRIEIAIWAAVTLGAYFTTTAEQFYVIAAFVGLVMGGIQSLSRSTYAKLIPDNTDDTASYFGFYDITEKMATFLGTLMFGAIIQATGSMRNSVLLILILFVVGFVLLTRIPSKTIYKDLD, from the coding sequence ATGGGATTTAAAAAAAATCAGCAAAAAATAATCAATGCTTGGTGCATGTATGATTGGGCCAATTCTGTTCACAACCTAGTTATCACATCTGTAATTTTTCCTATTTATTACCACGCCAATGCAGTGAATGAGCAAGGTGGTGATATGGTTAACTTCTTAGGTTTCGAAGTCAATAATGATGTACTGTATTCTTACACATTGTCCGCCGCAACGCTGATTTTGGTTATTTTGAATCCCTTACTTACCGGCATTGCAGATTATAGCGGTAGGCGAAAGATGTTTATGAAGTTCTTTTGCTACTTGGGAGCACTGAGTTGCGTTTATTTCTTCTTTTTTACGACGGGAAATATCACAGGAGCCATATTTGCCTTTGGACTTTCGATGATAGGCTGGGGAGGCTCGGTTGTTTTCTATAATTCTTTCTTGCCAGATATTGTCACTGAAGATAGACTGGATAAAACATCCGCAAGAGGATTTGCTTTTGGTTACGTTGGAAGCGTGATATTACTGCTTTTTAACCTTTCCCTGATAATGAAACCTGAGCTGTATGGTCTAAGTCAAGCAGACTCCGATAGTGGTTTTACATCCAGAATTGCATTTATTTTAGTGGGAGTATGGTGGGCAGTTTTTGCACAGATTCCTTTTTATTATTTACCAAAAGACGAAAGTAAGCCTTTTGAGTTAGCATGGGTTTCTAAGGGATTCGAAGAAGTTCAAAAAGTATTTAAAGAGGTTCAAAAACGAAATTTGCTAAAGAGGTTTTTAGCTGCTTTTTTCGTTTATGACATGGGCGTGATGACTGTTATTTACATAGCAGCCATATTTGCTGATAAAGAACTTAAGATACCAACAACGGGATTGATCGTAACTATATTACTAATTCAATTTGTAGCTATACCTGGGTCGTATTTGGCATCGTGGTTGTCAAAGAAATTTGGTAATACGATAGCACTTAGAATAGAAATTGCGATTTGGGCTGCAGTGACACTCGGAGCTTATTTTACAACAACTGCCGAACAATTTTATGTTATTGCGGCGTTTGTTGGATTGGTGATGGGTGGGATTCAGTCACTATCCAGATCAACTTATGCTAAGTTAATTCCAGATAATACAGATGATACAGCATCGTATTTCGGGTTTTATGACATAACAGAAAAAATGGCGACATTTTTAGGAACGCTTATGTTTGGGGCAATTATTCAAGCCACAGGAAGTATGCGGAACTCGGTTCTCTTAATTTTGATTCTATTTGTAGTAGGGTTTGTTTTACTCACTCGCATTCCCTCTAAAACAATTTATAAAGACCTAGATTGA
- a CDS encoding Glycosyltransferase involved in cell wall bisynthesis, translating to MKYLIVDLNIELNGHKFGFVNELMKWIEKNGKALDEYHFLVNLNDEQFHKSKSANVFVVVPNSQQINDWEGANPLKKYQLQWAYILKASLALKVDRLVLMELDIYQAEIGKTRKGRFEIHGIWFRPFVRQKCLDESRNAKIMFSLNHFKKRRLFGWAMRNSTLTKVFVLNDQYTVDTLNRSKKNGNRLAYLPDPVFDINAKEGIDIREKYKIPNDRFVILIFGCIDDRKNVVNTLTSLVNLDVKDQEMVTLLIVGKIMDSYRDEMDAKITEVEGERKFGLVVNNEFVSEAEMDALFQQTDLVLRMNINYFASSGIIGMSAKYEKPSIVSNYGIVADITEKYKLGKLVDPLNTDQISEAIKYYFDNREIKEESHGQKYYQEHNADAFARTLLSF from the coding sequence TTGAAATATTTAATTGTTGATCTAAATATTGAATTGAACGGGCACAAATTCGGATTTGTGAACGAGCTAATGAAGTGGATTGAGAAGAACGGAAAGGCTCTTGATGAATACCATTTTTTGGTGAACCTAAACGACGAGCAATTCCATAAATCTAAATCTGCAAATGTCTTTGTTGTAGTACCCAATTCTCAGCAAATAAATGACTGGGAAGGAGCGAACCCATTGAAAAAGTACCAATTGCAATGGGCGTATATTTTAAAAGCCTCTTTGGCTTTAAAAGTAGACCGTCTTGTATTGATGGAGCTGGATATATACCAAGCAGAAATAGGGAAAACTAGAAAAGGTAGATTCGAAATCCATGGTATCTGGTTCAGACCATTTGTGAGGCAAAAGTGCTTAGACGAAAGTCGGAATGCAAAGATTATGTTTTCGTTAAACCATTTCAAAAAGCGACGCTTGTTTGGTTGGGCAATGAGGAATTCAACCTTGACTAAGGTTTTCGTACTAAACGATCAATACACCGTAGATACCCTTAATAGGAGTAAAAAAAATGGTAATAGGTTAGCCTATTTGCCTGATCCAGTATTTGATATTAACGCCAAGGAAGGAATTGATATTCGTGAAAAATACAAAATCCCGAATGACCGATTTGTGATTTTAATTTTTGGTTGTATTGATGACCGCAAGAATGTCGTTAATACGCTCACATCTTTAGTCAATTTGGATGTAAAGGACCAAGAAATGGTCACTTTACTCATTGTAGGTAAAATAATGGATTCGTATCGAGATGAAATGGATGCTAAAATTACTGAAGTTGAGGGCGAAAGGAAGTTTGGATTAGTTGTCAATAATGAGTTTGTAAGTGAAGCAGAAATGGATGCACTTTTTCAGCAGACTGATCTGGTACTAAGAATGAATATTAACTATTTCGCAAGTAGCGGAATCATTGGAATGTCGGCCAAGTATGAAAAGCCATCTATAGTTTCAAACTATGGTATTGTAGCCGATATAACTGAGAAATATAAACTTGGGAAATTGGTTGACCCTTTGAATACGGATCAAATAAGTGAAGCGATAAAGTATTACTTTGATAACCGTGAGATTAAAGAAGAGTCTCATGGGCAAAAGTATTATCAAGAACACAATGCCGATGCTTTTGCCAGAACCTTATTGAGCTTCTAA
- a CDS encoding D-alanyl-lipoteichoic acid acyltransferase DltB, MBOAT superfamily (manually curated): protein MLFNSLQFVFFFIVVSILYYMLRHRGRVWLLLLASCYFYMAFKPVYILILLVTILVDYYAGIWIAKSEGKRRKQLLVLSLVTNIGFLAIFKYFNFINGNIGLLLSQFGMENPIPNYGGDLPIGLSFHTFQAMSYTIEVYRRKQKPEYDFIIYSLYVMFYPQLVAGPIERPQNLLVQFHTYFKYNFENIKQGLIRIAWGLFKKVVVADRLAIMVDYCYSNPSEHSGSTLLLGTIFYSFQIYCDFSGYSDIAIGCARVMGFNLMENFNVPYISKSIAEFWSRWHISLSTWFKDYLYIPLGGNRVGEYRLYLNYFIVFTVSGLWHGPSWNFIIWGSLHGIFLILAMFWQKHIGFKLSKNALNSTLQIAFTFTLVTLSWVFFRATGLSNALTILTKIADFSSYSGFSSPLSHSELWFSGLVILILMLKEIYIPFIDTSKTPLFYVKFIGIMTVCYFFGVFTSNQFIYFQF, encoded by the coding sequence ATGCTTTTTAACTCCCTGCAATTCGTTTTCTTTTTCATTGTAGTATCTATTCTATACTACATGCTTCGCCACAGAGGGAGAGTGTGGTTGCTATTGCTGGCGAGTTGCTATTTCTATATGGCATTTAAGCCAGTGTATATCCTGATATTGCTGGTTACCATTTTGGTAGATTACTATGCAGGAATTTGGATTGCAAAATCTGAGGGTAAACGGCGAAAACAGCTCCTCGTACTCAGTTTGGTTACAAATATTGGTTTTCTCGCAATCTTCAAATACTTCAACTTTATTAATGGGAACATTGGTTTGCTTTTAAGTCAATTTGGTATGGAGAACCCAATTCCAAATTATGGAGGCGATCTACCTATTGGGCTTTCTTTCCATACTTTTCAGGCGATGAGCTACACGATTGAGGTATATCGTAGAAAGCAAAAACCGGAGTATGATTTTATCATATATTCACTGTATGTGATGTTCTATCCGCAGCTCGTTGCTGGGCCAATTGAGCGACCACAAAACCTTTTAGTTCAATTTCATACATATTTCAAATACAACTTTGAAAACATAAAACAAGGGCTAATCAGGATTGCTTGGGGGCTTTTCAAGAAGGTTGTTGTTGCCGATAGGCTAGCGATAATGGTAGACTATTGTTACAGTAACCCGTCTGAACATAGTGGCTCAACCTTGCTGCTGGGTACCATATTTTATTCCTTTCAAATCTACTGCGACTTCTCGGGTTACTCCGACATAGCAATTGGTTGTGCAAGAGTAATGGGTTTTAACCTGATGGAAAACTTTAATGTACCTTACATTTCTAAGTCTATTGCAGAGTTTTGGAGTAGGTGGCATATCTCTCTATCTACATGGTTCAAGGATTACCTCTATATCCCTTTGGGAGGAAATAGAGTTGGAGAGTATCGTCTATATCTTAATTATTTCATCGTATTTACCGTTTCTGGTCTGTGGCATGGCCCCTCTTGGAACTTCATAATTTGGGGTTCGCTACATGGAATATTCTTAATTCTAGCAATGTTTTGGCAAAAACACATTGGTTTTAAGCTTTCAAAAAACGCTTTAAACTCCACCCTTCAAATAGCATTCACTTTTACATTAGTGACGCTTAGTTGGGTATTCTTTAGGGCAACAGGACTTTCCAATGCATTAACTATTCTTACCAAGATTGCAGACTTTAGTTCCTATTCAGGATTTAGCAGTCCATTGTCTCATTCTGAATTGTGGTTTAGCGGATTGGTTATTTTAATATTAATGCTGAAAGAGATTTACATTCCATTTATTGATACCAGCAAAACGCCATTGTTTTATGTGAAATTCATAGGTATAATGACCGTTTGCTACTTTTTTGGCGTCTTCACTTCTAACCAGTTTATATATTTCCAATTTTGA
- a CDS encoding tRNA modification GTPase trmE has protein sequence MENKIIENEPICALATAQGVGAIAVIRVSGEKCIELVDRIFKGKKLTNVASHTVHFGLIMEGEKLVDEVLATVFKNPKSFTKEDSVEISCHGSSYIIGSILKLLVANGCKIAKPGEFTQRAFANGQFDLIQAEAVADLIAADSAAAHKAAMHQMRGGFSKKLAELREDLIHFASMIELELDFGEEDVEFADRDDLRKLIYDINKQLLPLISSFDEGNVIKEGVPVAIIGTPNAGKSTLLNAFLNEDKAIVSDIAGTTRDTIEDILIVGGRKFRFIDTAGIRKTEDTVENIGIDRSRKAIDKSEIVIVLYENEKDKSYLLENFEAAFNNKKLLFVRNKIDVDNYQAQEGEIGISAKEGTNVEHLLEKLTSLYSLEQSGDIVVTNLRHYEHLIKTNEALEEVLTGLDNGVTGDFLAQDIRLSLHHLGEITGTITTDDLLKNIFGKFCIGK, from the coding sequence TTGGAAAATAAAATCATAGAGAACGAGCCAATATGTGCTTTGGCAACTGCTCAGGGAGTAGGTGCAATTGCGGTAATAAGGGTGTCAGGTGAAAAGTGTATTGAGCTTGTTGATCGTATTTTTAAAGGCAAAAAGCTTACAAACGTAGCAAGCCATACCGTTCATTTTGGTCTTATAATGGAAGGCGAAAAGCTGGTAGACGAAGTGTTAGCTACGGTTTTCAAAAATCCGAAAAGTTTTACCAAAGAAGATAGCGTTGAAATCTCCTGTCATGGGAGCTCGTATATCATTGGTTCTATTTTGAAGTTACTGGTAGCCAATGGGTGTAAAATTGCCAAGCCTGGTGAATTTACCCAAAGGGCATTTGCCAATGGTCAATTTGACCTTATACAAGCAGAAGCAGTCGCCGACCTAATTGCAGCTGATTCTGCAGCCGCTCACAAAGCTGCCATGCATCAAATGCGTGGAGGTTTTTCAAAAAAGCTTGCCGAATTAAGAGAGGATTTGATCCATTTCGCAAGTATGATAGAGCTTGAGTTGGATTTTGGAGAAGAGGATGTTGAGTTTGCTGATCGTGACGATTTGCGAAAACTCATATACGACATAAATAAGCAACTCTTGCCTTTGATCTCTTCATTTGACGAAGGGAATGTGATCAAGGAAGGTGTTCCAGTTGCAATTATTGGTACGCCCAATGCTGGTAAGTCAACCCTATTAAATGCCTTTCTGAATGAAGACAAAGCAATCGTGAGCGATATCGCTGGTACCACTAGAGATACCATTGAAGATATTTTGATTGTTGGCGGGAGGAAATTTAGATTTATTGATACAGCAGGTATACGTAAAACAGAGGATACAGTAGAAAACATTGGAATAGATCGTTCTCGTAAAGCAATTGACAAATCTGAGATTGTAATTGTGTTGTATGAAAACGAAAAGGATAAAAGTTACCTTTTAGAGAATTTCGAAGCTGCGTTTAATAATAAAAAGCTCCTTTTTGTAAGAAACAAAATAGACGTAGATAACTATCAAGCCCAAGAAGGCGAAATAGGAATTTCTGCTAAGGAAGGGACAAATGTGGAGCATTTGCTTGAGAAGTTAACTTCACTTTACAGCTTGGAACAAAGTGGCGATATCGTTGTAACGAACCTTCGTCACTACGAACATCTCATCAAAACCAATGAAGCCTTGGAGGAGGTACTTACTGGACTTGATAATGGCGTAACTGGGGATTTCTTAGCTCAAGACATTCGCCTTTCGCTTCACCATCTTGGTGAGATCACTGGCACAATCACCACAGACGACCTTTTGAAGAATATTTTTGGGAAATTTTGTATCGGGAAGTAG